DNA sequence from the Halococcus salsus genome:
GTCGCGATAGAGCGAGCGGTTCCCGACGCCGACATGATCGAACTCGACGTTCGACGGTGTGGCTCGGGCGAGCTCGTGGTGGTCCACGACGAAGTCGTCGACCGGATCTCCGAGGGTGTGGGCCGTGTCGACGAGCTCTCCAGCGCCGACCTCTCGGCCCTCGACGTGTTCGAGACGGGTACGGGCGTGCCGACGCTCGACGAGGCCGCCGCGGCGATCCCCGCCGACACCGGGATCGTGCTCGAACTCAAGGAACGCGGGATCGCCGACGACGCGGTGGCCGCCGCCTCGACGGTCGAAAACGAGGTCATCGTCTCGTCGTTCGACGCGGCGGCGCTCGACCAGCTCACCGTCGACGACCCCACCGTGGAACTCGGCTACCTCCTCGGGTTGAACCCCGACCGCGACTTCGAGGAGGCGCTCGACCTCGATTGCGCCTACCTCCATCCCCACTGGGGTCACCTGGTCCTGACGGACGCCGTCGACCGCGCCCACGAGGCCGACATGAAGGTCAACGTCTGGACGATCGACACCGCGTTCGTCGCCAGCCTTCTCGAACGAAAGGGGATCGACGGCGTGATCGCCGACTCGCCCGACGTGCGGTGACGCTCCCGCCGGGAACGTCGGCGCGCCGACGACAGCGAAAGTGGCGGTTTTATGCGGGCCGCGCCCGGTCGTCCTAGCGATGCGACTGCACGAGTATCAGGCAAAGGAGGTGTTCGCCGAGGCCGGGATGCCGATCCCGGACTCCGAACTCGCCGAAACCACCGACGAGGTCGTCGAGGCGGCCGGATCGGTCGGCTACCCGGTCGCGGTGAAAGCACAGGTCCACGTCGGCGGCCGCGGGAAGGCCGGCGGGATCGAGCTCGTCGAGAACGACGAGGAGGC
Encoded proteins:
- a CDS encoding glycerophosphodiester phosphodiesterase; translated protein: MRLIAHRAFASSYPENTLVAIERAVPDADMIELDVRRCGSGELVVVHDEVVDRISEGVGRVDELSSADLSALDVFETGTGVPTLDEAAAAIPADTGIVLELKERGIADDAVAAASTVENEVIVSSFDAAALDQLTVDDPTVELGYLLGLNPDRDFEEALDLDCAYLHPHWGHLVLTDAVDRAHEADMKVNVWTIDTAFVASLLERKGIDGVIADSPDVR